A part of Escherichia marmotae genomic DNA contains:
- the ispC gene encoding 1-deoxy-D-xylulose-5-phosphate reductoisomerase: protein MKQLTILGSTGSIGCSTLDVVRHNPEHFRVVALVAGKNVTRMVEQCLEFSPRYAVMDDEASAKLLKTTLQQQGSRTEVLSGQQAACDMAALDDVDQVMAAIVGAAGLLPTLAAIRAGKTILLANKESLVTCGRLFMDAVKQSKAQLLPVDSEHNAIFQSLPQPIQHNLGYADLEQNGVVSILLTGSGGPFRETPLRDLATMMPDQACRHPNWSMGRKISVDSATMMNKGLEYIEARWLFNACASQMEVLIHPQSVIHSMVRYQDGSVLAQLGEPDMRTPIAHTMAWPNRVNSGVKPLDFCKLSALTFSAPDYERYPCLKLAMDAFEQGQAATTALNAANEISVAAFLAQRIRFTDIAALNLSVLEKMDMREPQCVDDVLSVDVNAREVARKEVMRLAS, encoded by the coding sequence ATGAAGCAACTCACCATTCTGGGCTCGACCGGCTCGATTGGTTGCAGCACGCTGGACGTGGTGCGCCATAATCCCGAACACTTCCGCGTAGTTGCCCTGGTGGCAGGAAAAAATGTCACTCGCATGGTAGAACAGTGCCTGGAATTCTCTCCCCGCTATGCTGTTATGGACGATGAAGCGAGTGCGAAACTTCTTAAAACGACGCTACAACAACAAGGTAGCCGCACCGAAGTCTTAAGTGGCCAGCAGGCTGCTTGCGATATGGCGGCGCTTGACGATGTTGATCAGGTGATGGCTGCGATTGTCGGTGCCGCAGGCCTGCTACCTACGCTTGCCGCGATCCGCGCGGGTAAAACCATACTGCTGGCAAACAAAGAATCACTGGTCACCTGTGGACGTCTGTTCATGGACGCCGTAAAGCAGAGCAAAGCGCAGTTATTACCCGTCGATAGCGAACACAACGCCATTTTTCAGAGTTTACCGCAACCTATTCAGCACAATCTGGGATACGCTGACCTTGAGCAAAATGGCGTGGTGTCCATTTTACTTACCGGGTCTGGTGGCCCTTTCCGTGAGACGCCATTGCGTGATTTGGCAACAATGATGCCAGATCAAGCTTGTCGACATCCGAACTGGTCGATGGGACGTAAAATTTCCGTCGATTCGGCCACCATGATGAACAAAGGTCTGGAATACATTGAAGCGCGCTGGTTGTTTAACGCCTGCGCCAGCCAGATGGAAGTGCTGATTCATCCGCAGTCAGTGATTCACTCAATGGTGCGTTATCAGGACGGCAGTGTTCTGGCGCAGTTGGGTGAACCCGACATGCGAACGCCAATTGCCCACACCATGGCATGGCCGAATCGCGTGAACTCTGGCGTGAAGCCGCTCGATTTTTGCAAACTGAGTGCGTTGACATTTTCCGCACCGGATTATGAACGTTATCCATGTCTGAAACTGGCGATGGATGCGTTTGAACAAGGCCAGGCTGCGACGACGGCATTGAACGCCGCAAACGAAATTAGTGTTGCAGCCTTCCTTGCGCAACGGATTCGTTTTACGGATATCGCCGCGTTGAATTTATCCGTGCTGGAAAAAATGGATATGCGCGAACCACAATG
- the frr gene encoding ribosome recycling factor, whose protein sequence is MISDIRKDAEVRMDKCVEAFKTQISKIRTGRASPSLLDGIVVEYYGTPTPLRQLASVTVEDSRTLKINVFDRSMSPAVEKAIMASDLGLNPNSAGSDIRVPLPPLTEERRKDLTKIVRGEAEQARVAVRNVRRDANDKVKALLKEKEISEDDDRRSQDDVQKLTDAAIKKIEAALADKEAELMQF, encoded by the coding sequence TGATTAGCGATATCAGAAAAGATGCTGAAGTACGCATGGACAAATGCGTAGAAGCGTTCAAAACCCAAATCAGCAAAATACGCACGGGTCGTGCTTCTCCCAGCCTGCTGGATGGCATTGTCGTGGAATATTACGGCACGCCGACGCCGCTGCGTCAACTGGCAAGCGTAACGGTAGAAGATTCCCGTACACTGAAAATCAACGTGTTTGACCGTTCAATGTCTCCGGCCGTTGAAAAAGCGATTATGGCGTCCGACCTCGGCCTGAACCCGAACTCTGCGGGTAGCGACATTCGTGTTCCACTGCCTCCGCTGACGGAAGAACGTCGTAAAGATCTGACCAAAATCGTTCGTGGTGAAGCAGAACAAGCACGTGTTGCGGTGCGTAACGTGCGCCGTGACGCGAACGACAAAGTGAAAGCACTGTTGAAAGAAAAAGAGATCAGCGAAGATGATGATCGCCGTTCTCAAGACGATGTACAGAAACTGACTGACGCTGCAATCAAGAAAATTGAAGCGGCGCTGGCAGACAAAGAAGCAGAACTGATGCAGTTCTGA